In the Parashewanella tropica genome, CTGTAGCAGCTGTTCCTCCACAAGGTGGTCGTAAGCATCCTCAACAAGAGTTTCTGCAAGTAGATACCTCTAAGATTCTATTTATCTGTGGCGGTGCATTTGCTGGTTTAGAAAAGGTTATCGATCAACGTATTGATACAGGTAAGGGCATTGGTTTTGGTGCGACAGTCACCAGTGAAGCTGATAAAAAATCGGTATCTGAAACCTTTGAGCATGTTGAGCCAGAAGATTTGGTAAAATTTGGTTTGATCCCTGAGTTTATCGGTCGTTTACCTGTGGTAGCTACGCTAAAAGAGCTTGATGAAGATGCGTTAGTTCAAATCTTATCCGAGCCTAAAAATGCCATCACTAAGCAGTATGCTGCTTTATTTGACATGGAAGAGGTTGAACTCGAATTCCGTGAAGATGCGTTAAAAGCGATCGCTCAAAAAGCAATGGAACGAAATACTGGTGCTCGTGGTCTTCGTTCAATTGTTGAGAATATTCTTCTTGATAGCATGTACGACATTCCATCCAACAATGACGTAAGCAAAGTCGTTGTTGATGAATCTGTTGTAAAAGGTGAGTCAGATCCAATTCTGATTTACGATAACCAAGATGCTCAAGCGGCTAGCGGTGAGCAATAATTCTAGATTTTAGAACAAAGAATTTAGATTCTAGGTTGAAAAAGGAGCAGTAAGCTCCTTTTTTTTGTCTATGCTATTGAAAGGGCATCCAACGCCCTTATATAGTCTTTATATGGTTTTTTAAATTAACTTAATGCTCAAATTACTGAAGTAATGTTGTTGATCACACTATTGCTCCCGAAATAACGTAACTTAAGCATTGAGCAAATCTCCTTTTTTTACTCATCATACGGAATTGCAATATGACCCAAGAGAGTGCTACGCATATCGAACTCCCCGTATTGCCACTAAGGGATGTGGTTGTTTACCCGCACATGGTTATTCCGTTGTTTATTGGCCGCGAAAAATCAATTCGTTGCCTTGAAGCAGCAATGGAGCAGGATAAACAAATTATTCTGGTTGCCCAGCGAGACGCCGACCTAGACGAACCGACCACCGACGATATTTTTGGTGTTGGTACAGTGGCTTCTATTCTGCAATTGCTTAAATTGCCTGACGGTACCGTAAAAGTACTGGTTGAGGGAGGCAAGCGAGCGGTTATTGAAAAATTCACTCAAGAACAAGACTTCTTTGTTGCCGATGCAAGTATTCAAGAAACAGAATCGCTTGAAGCTAAAGAAGAAGAAGTTTTAGTTCGTAGTGCTATTGGCCAATTCGAAGGTTATATCAAGCTCAATAAGAAGATCCCACCTGAAGTTTTAACTTCATTATCTGGCATCGATGAAGCTGCACGCCTAGCCGATACCATGGCAGCACATATGCCATTAAAGCTTGCTGATAAACAGTCAGTATTAGAAATGTTCAATGTTGGTGAACGTCTTGAATATCTGATGAGTATGATGGAAGCAGAAATCGATTTATTGCAAGTCGAAAAACGCATTCGTACTCGTGTTAAAAAGCAAATGGAGAAAAGCCAGCGTGAGTATTATTTGAATGAGCAAATGAAGGCCATTCAAAAAGAGCTCGGCGATTTAGATGAAGGGCATGATGAATTTGATGCTTTGACTCAAAAAGTCGAAGATGCTCAAATGCCTGAAGAGGCAAAGAACAAAACGCTAGCTGAGCTTAAAAAATTAAAAATGATGTCACCAATGTCAGCGGAAGCCACTGTGGTTCGAAGCTACATTGATTGGATGACGTCAGTGCCTTGGAAAAAGCGTTCTAAAATCAAACGTGATCTCTCCAAAGCTGAACAAGTACTTGATACCGATCACTTTGGGTTGGAAAAGGTCAAAGAACGTATCCTAGAATACCTAGCCGTTCAAAGTCGAGTTAAACAGCTTAAAGGACCAATCCTTTGTTTAGTTGGACCTCCAGGTGTTGGTAAAACCTCTCTCGGTCAATCCATTGCTAAAGCTACGGGACGTAAATATGTTCGAGTAGCTCTTGGTGGTGTTAGAGACGAAGCGGAAATTCGTGGTCATCGTCGTACTTATATTGGCTCTATGCCGGGTAAGATCATTCAAAAGATGTCAAAAGTTGAGGTGAAAAACCCACTATTCCTTCTGGATGAGATCGACAAAATGAGCTCAGATATGCGTGGTGATCCATCATCTGCATTACTTGAAGTGCTTGATCCTGAGCAAAACACTAGCTTTAACGATCACTATCTTGAGGTTGATTACGACCTTTCAGATGTAATGTTTGTGGCTACTTCGAATTCAATGGATATTCCAGGACCATTGCTGGATCGTATGGAAGTCATTCGCCTATCTGGATACACAGAAGACGAAAAGCTTAATATTGCTAAACAGCATTTACTGCCTAAGCAAGTTGAGCGTAATGGTTTAAAGCCTGCTGAAGTGAATGTAGAAGATAGCGCGATTATTAGTATTATCCGTTATTACACTCGTGAAGCCGGTGTGCGTGCTCTTGAACGTGAACTGTCGAAGATTTGTCGTAAAGTGGTTAAGAAAATCCTGCTTGATAAGTCGATTAAGTCAGTTGATGTTACTGCTGAAAACATTAAAGAGTTTTTGGGTGTGCAACGTCACGATTACGGTAAAGCGGAATCTAACAACCAAGTAGGGCAAGTTACTGGCTTAGCTTGGACGCAAGTTGGTGGTGATTTACTCACCATTGAAGCGACCTCTGTTCCTGGTAAAGGTAAATTAACCTATACCGGTTCATTAGGTGACGTGATGCAAGAATCTATTCAGGCGGCATTGACGGTTGTTCGTGCACGTTCCGAAGAACTTGGTATCAACGCTGATTTCCACGAGAAGCGTGATATACACGTGCATGTACCTGAAGGCGCAACGCCAAAAGATGGTCCATCGGCTGGTGCGGCTATGTGTACTGCATTGGTGTCAAGTTTGACTGGTAATCCCGTGTGTGCAGATATTGCAATGACAGGTGAAATTACCCTTCGTGGAGAAGTTCTACCCATTGGTGGATTGAAAGAAAAACTGCTTGCCGCGCATCGAGGTGGGATTAAGCGAGTGCTTATTCCGTACGAAAATGAAAGAGATTTGGAAGAAATCCCAGAAAATGTGATTGCAGATCTCAAAATTTTCCCTGTAAGATGGGTGGATGAAGTGCTTGAACTGGCGTTGGAAAACCCAGTTAAGGGCTTTGAAGTGGTAAAAAAAGAGCAAAAAACAAAAAAATAACAGTATTCACTTAAAAAAATTGAAAAAAGGGCTTAACAAACCGCAGACCTGTGGTAGCCTAGGTAAGTGGATAATCAAGCCTCGACAGGTGTTGGGGCACTTGGTTTATAGCTGTTTCCAATATTAAATTGGTTTTTTATTTAGCTTGAATATTATTTTCAAGTTTTACACAAAGCATCCGCAAACCGCGTATATATTAGAAGGACTTGGTTGCGGTGATTAAAATAGTACATTCAAGGGGATGACATGAACAAATCTGAACTAATTGAGAAAATTGCGTCTGATGCAGACATTACTAAAGCTGCTGCAGGCCGCGCACTAGACTCTTTTATTGCTGCTGTAACTGATACTCTAAAGAGTGGTGAAAAAATTTCTCTTGTTGGTTTTGGTACATTTGAAGTACGTGAGCGCGCTGCACGTACTGGCCGTAACCCACAAACTGGTGCAGAAATCAAAATCGCAGCTGCTAAAGTACCTGCTTTCAAAGCTGGTAAAGCACTAAAAGACGCTGTTAACTAAGAATAGCGATTTTGATAAGCCTTTATGGTATTTGTATTTAAGCACTGCATTGCAGTGCTTTTTACAAAATAGGGCTCTGGATTTTTAAGTTAATCTAACACCCATTATGACTGATATGTGCTCATATAATGTGTATAAGACACACCTCAACCATAATTGATGTTGACTTGATTTAAAGCTCCATCTAACCGAAGAAAAGGCGCACAGTTAGGGCGCCTTTTTTATTTTCAAACAAAGCGAGATATCTGATGTTAGAAAAGATTCGCGAAGGATCACAAGGTGTTATAGCTAAGACTATTTTGATTCTTGTGATTTTGTCATTTGCCTTTGCAGGTGTAAGCAGTTATTTAGGTTCGAAAACAGAAGTAGCTGCTGCCACAGTGAATGGCGATGAAATTAGTAAAGCTGAGTTAGAGCAGTTGTATCAAAACGAACGTAATCGTTTGCAACAACAGCTTGGTGAGATGTTTGACACCTTGGCATCCAATGATGGTTATTTAAAAAGTGTTAAGCAAAGTGTTTTAGAGCGTTTGGTAGCACAAAAACTCGTTGACCAAGCAGCTGCAAACTTAAATTTAACTGTCTCTGATGCACAAGTTAAACAAGCGATTCTTTCAGAGCCAGCTTTCCAAACAGATGGCCATTTCGACAATGATCGTTTTCAAGCCGTTCTTCGCCAACTTGGTTATCAACCAGCCGCGTTTAGTGAAAGCATGCGCGTAGATATGACTCGTCGTCAGCTTATTGAGGCACTGATTGGTTCTGAGTTTGCACTTAAGAGCGAAGCAAAAAATATTGCTGAAATCCAAGGTCAGAGCCGTGATATCCGCTATGCCATCGTTGATGCTGAGCCTTACAAAGCGAATATTGCCGTTACTGATGCTCAGGTCAAAGAATACTACGACCAAAATACAAGCCAGTTTGTTCGCCCAGAGCAAGTTAGCCTTGATTACGTTGAGTTAAATGCTTCTGATTTTGCTAATAACATCAAAGTGACAGCTGAAGATGCTAAAGCATATTATGATGAACACAAAAATCAGTACCAGACGACTGAAAAGCGTTTACCTGCACATATTTTAATCCCATTTGGGGATGACGAAGCTAAAGCTAAGGTAAAAATTGAAGCCATTAAAAAAGAATTAGATAACGGCGCTGATTTTGCTGAACTAGCCAAAAAAGATTCTCAAGACACTTTTAGTGCTAAAAACGGCGGCAAGCTTGATTGGTATGAGCAAGGTGTAATGGATCCTGCTTTTGATGATGCTTTATTCAAACTGAAAAAAGGTCAAGTTTCTGGCATTGTTAAAACAGAATTTGGTTTTCACTTGATCAAACTACTAGATGAAAAGCCTGTTGAAACTCAGCAATTTGAAGCTGTCAAAGCTGATATCGAAAAAGAACTAAAACAGCGTAAAGCTGATGACCAGTTCTATTCATTACAGCAAAAGTTGGCTGATACCAGCTATGAAGTACCTGATACGTTAGAAGATGCTGCTAAAGCGGTAGATGCTAAAGTAATGCATACAGCACTCTTCTCTCGTGCTAATCCTCCTGTTTCATTAAATGATCCTAAAGTAATTAAAGCGGCTTTCTCAGAGCAAGTACTTGATCAAGGCATGAACAGTGATGTGATCGAACTTGGTAATAACCATGTGATTGTGTTGCGTGTTAATGAGCATAAAGCTGCTGGTACTAAGTCATTTGACGAAGTAAAGTCAGATATTGTTGCTCGTATAAAGCAAGATAAAGCCAATGAACAAGCTAAGACTAAAGCTCAAGAGTATGCTGCGAGCATTAAAGCAGGCAAGTCAGAAGTTAAGCTAACGGCTAAATCTAAAGTTCATCGTTATGACAGGGAGCTTCAGCCTGCTCTTATAGGTAAAGTGTTTAAGCTTGCTAAACCAAACGATGCTCCTACTGTTGGTACTGTAGAATTACCTAATGGCTATGCGGTTGTTGTACTTGATAAAATCAATGCTGCTGAAGGGATTAACGACTCTGTCATTAGTTCTCTAACTCAGCAACTAGCCAATAACTATTCTGAATTAGATTATCGTTCTTTGATTTCTTATTTGAAATCTAAAGCTGAGATCACTTATGCTGAAGATGCTAATGAGATTAATGAACTGCAATAATTTCTAAATATCGTCATTAGATACTAAACTCCTCCACTGTAAAATGGAGGAGTTTTTTTATTATGTTTTAAAGGATAATTTGAAGCATAGTTACTAGATTTAAGTGGCATTGTTAACCATTTTTGTCTTGCATAAAAGCAAAGCATTGTGCCGGTGAACCTTCAAAAGGTTTCAAGTCACGAATTAGTTGCTCCCAACCACCTTCACTTATGATTACTTTATCATCTTGACCTATAGCTTCTGCAACTAGCAACCCAGCACCAGTAGCGTAACGTACACAATTATTAAAATCGAATCCGTCCCCACCCGTATAAGACTTAAATTGAAATGTAGTAGTTTCGAAATATTTTGAGTCTGGGTATTCATTATTATTACAGTCAATAATGATGGTTCCGTGCTGTCGAGTGAAGATTGCTAAGACTGCATGGTCAATATGAAACAGAGACCTTCTGATTCCAACGACCTGCATTAGATATTGCGTGTCACTTGGATATCGTGAAAATATTTCTTTGTACATAAAGTTAAGATAGTCTGCAAAATTACTTTCAGGTACACCTTTAACGTATGATTGATCTGGAAATGCAGGCCCTATGTACTTAACTAATCTAGGAACATCTTTCAAATGATGATCAAAAGCATTAAGAGCGATTGAAACCGGTAAAGTTCCTGTATCTTTTGGCTTATATGTATACTTGTCTTTATCTTTATCAACTAGTTTGACTTCATCGCCATCTTTAGCCACCTTACCATCTTCGTCTAATTCGAGCATGTCATCGAGGTTGTCACAGCCGTCTAGAAAACTATCTGTAGAGTCTGAGTCAGGCTCTTTTTCTTTCATACATTCATGTGCTTGAGTTTTTTGTTTTACTCCAGTTTCACATTGTAATGATTTGGACGATATTGCTTCTTGCATTTCTGGTTCTTGACGCTGTTTTTCTTCGGTATGATCAGGTTGTTGACTTACCTGATATGAGAAATGAGGCTCCTGAGTTTCTTGTTGTTTTGTTTGAGTTGAAAGAGGTGATCCCCCTGATGATATTGAAGTTTTATGTGTTGCTTGAATAAAATTAGCTAAATGTGACGGTGATTCAGTATCTGGCTGTGCTTTGAAATCATCTGGTTCTACAATAGTATACTCTGATTCGATTCCTGCATAGTCATTTCCAAGGGGGCTCCAGTGCACTGAAACGGGCTTCTTATATCCTTCATGAGGTGAACTCGATTGTAGTGTATAAGGTTGAGGTTTTTGTACTGCCATGACTATATCTCAAAACACTTTTATACCCAACAGTAAACCTCTAGGTATAAAAGTGAAACAAAGGTAAACAATAAATAATGAAATCAAATTTGATACTAAGATGATTTTATTCAGTCTCTATTGAGCTGTTATTATCAGCTTCAGGCGCCATTGCTCTTGGTAATTCAGCTGCAGGAGTCATTGGTTGTGGTAATTCAGCTTCTTGATTTAGCTCTAGCTCCTCTAAAAATGCAAAAACCTCCGAAGGCTCTTCATTCGACACAGGTAATCTGCTTTTTAAGCCTTTCCAGCCACCCAGTAAAGCACTTCCGTCACAAAATTCACGGGCAATTAATATTCCACTTTTAGTGGCGTGTCGAACACAGTTATTTCTATCAGATTCGCATTTGTAGGGTTTAAAGTGGAAACTTCTAGTTCGGTAGTTTTTAGAGTTTGAGTAGGGAAAAATAAAACGAGAGCTATCAAAGATGATGGTCTCTTTTGCTGTGTAAATAGCCAGTATTGCATGATCTGGCCTGACTGTTCTCTTTAGACCCACAACTTGCATAAGTAAATCACATTTTTTAGTTGGAAATACTTCCGTATGCATTGTTTCTAAAAACTTAGCAAGTTTGCCTTCTGGTACATATTCAGGATAATCCATATGTGGGCCAGTCCAATTAATTGGTATATCTAACCCCTTCAAGTGATGGGCAAAGGCTTGAACTGCATTGGACGCTCCAATTGTTCCTTCAGTATTTACTGTAAACCTGCTTTCTGGGTTTTCAGCGATTTCTTTCATTTGTTCTGCATTAATGGACTCACAGTCATCGAAAAATATACCTTTGTCCTCGGTCTTCTGTTCAGCACTTGATTCAAGGTTTGCTGAAGATACAGTAAAAGGCGTAGGGCTTTGAGCAGGTTGTGGTAAAACTTCTTCACTTTCCACAAAACCTTTAACACTAGGATCACTAGCTTCCGCAGGCTTAGTCTTGTAGCCAGTTCCAGACTTTGATGTGGTTAAGACATAGGGATCTCGGGTGACAGTTTCTGTATCTGCTGCTAAATCGTATGCTTTCTCTTTATCCTGTATAACTACCCATTCAGCAGTCGGTGTCATTGGTATATCAGAAGCCTTTGCCATTGCGTTATCTCACATAATATTGATGACTATAAGATTAATACACGAGAAGAAAAACTGTATGAATGTGAATTATAAATAATACAATCGACATTCATTCTTAATGTTAATGGAAGTGATCTATTTTGAATTTTTGATACAAAAAAACGCCGCATTGTAGCGACGTTTGCAATTTGGATTATTCTCTTAATTAAAGCTGAATCACATCGAAATCAACTAATGGGCTTACATCCGCTTCATAGTCGATGCCTTCAATACCAAAACCGAATAATTGTAAGAACTCATCTTTATATTCTTGGTAATCAGCGACATCTCTTAAATTTTCACTGGTCACTGTTGGCCATAAATCACGGCAGTGTTGTTGGATTTCATCACGTAACTCCCAGTCATCTAAACGCAGACGATTACTTTCATCAACATCAGCGGCTTGGCCGTCAGTACGATATAGACGATCACTGAACATACGGTTGATTTGCTCAATGCAACCCTCATGGAGTCCCGCAGAGCGCATTTTTTTAAATACCATTGCAATGTACAAAGGCATTACAGGAATTGCTGAGCTAGCTTGTGTTACAACACTTTTAAGCACTGCAACATTCGCACTGCCGCCTTTAACACCTAGCTGTTCATTTAAGGCATGAGCTGCGCGGTCCAAGTCCATTTTGGCTTTACCAAGTGCACCATGCCAGTAGATTGGCCAAGTCATGTCTGTACCGATATAGCTATAGGCAACAGTTTTGCAATCGTCAGAAAGTACACCAGCTTCAGATAGCGCATTTATCCAAAGTTCCCAATCTTGACCACCCATAACCGTTACTGTATCCGCAATTTCTTGCTCAGTGGCTGGCTCAACATGGGCTTCAATAATAGTGTCTTTGTTGGTATCAACTGCAGTTGAAGTATAGGTTTCACCAATTGGTTTAAGTGATGAACGAATGACTTCGCCAGAATCAGGCATTTTGCGGACAGGGGAGGCTAATGAATAAACCACCATGTCAACTTGACCAAGGTCTTGCTTGATTAGATCAATGGTCTTTTGTTTTGCTTCGTGGCTAAAAGCATCACAGTTAATACTTTTTGAATATAAGCCTTCAGCTTTAGCAAATTTGTCAAAAGCCGCTGAATTATACCACCCAGCAGTGCCTGGTTTTTTCTCAGTTCCCGGTTTTTCAAAAAATACACCGATTGTCGCAGCGTCATTACCAAATGCTGCAGTAACACGAGACGCAAGGCCATAGCCACTCGATGAACCAATTACTAGCACTTTTTTAGGGCCATTTTTTAAGTTGGCATTAGCTTTAGTAATATTGATTTGTTCTAGAACGTTTGCTTCGCAACCCACTGGATGTGTGGTGGTGCAGATGAAGCCACGAATTTTCGGTTTGATGATCATAGTTATTCTTCTGTTTAGTAGATTGAGAATAGAATAATAATTTACGTGTTAAATTGGCACTTATTTTTGCCTTTAAATAGCAAATCTTAAAGTGGTTGGAGCAGTGATTGGTATTAACACAGCTCCTGATCTCTTAATAACTTCTGGGTATACGGGTGTTGAGGTTCGTTAAACAATCGCTCGGTAGTAGCCTGTTCGACAATTTCCCCTTTTTTCATCACAATCACATTATCACTGATGTGTCGGATCATTTTTAGGTTGTGGGATACAAAAATGTAAGAAAGCCCTAACTCTTTTTGTAGTTCAATTAGTAAATTTAAAATTTGGGCTCGCACCGATAAATCTAAGGCTGATAATGCTTCATCTGCGATGATTACTTTAGGGTTAAGCATGAGTGCTCTGGCTACTGCAACTCTTTGTTTTTGTCCTTCAGAAATCATATGAGGATAAAAATCGGCATGCTCAGGTAGTAATCCCACTTTTTTTAAAATACTCAACACTTGATCATGGCGTTGTCTTTCAGAAAGCGAGGTATTGAATTTCAGAGGTTCGTCAAGGAGCTCACCAATGGTTAAGCGTGGATTTAATGAAGTGCTAGGATCTTGGAAAATCATCCTAATTAAGCGGCATCTTTGTTTTACATTTCGTCGCTCTAATGGTGTACCTTCAAATAAAATCTCACCTCCACTTCGTGCTTCCGCGCCAACAAGGATTTTTGCAAGTGTACTTTTTCCGGAGCCAGCTTCTCCGACAATCGCTAAGGTCTCTCCTTCAGCAAGAGTAAACGTAATCGGTAGCAATGCATTAGAGCACTGGCGCTTAAAACCTTTGTAACCAGAGAAATACGTTTTTTTAAGGTTTTTGACTTCAAGTAATGATTGGCTCATTAGCTTTTCTCTTGGTTGTACGGAAAGTGGCAAGCATAGCTGTGCTCTTTACGCTGTGAAGGAAGAGGTTGGTTTACACATTGGCGCTCAGCTTTGGGGCAACGAGGCCCTAATCGACACCCAATAGGGAGGTGCTGTAAAGCAGGAATTGAGCCTGGTAGAGTTTCAAGAATCATTTTGCTGCTGGCTTCATACTTATCCTTAGCGTAGTGATCCATTAAGGTCTTAGTGTAAGGATGGAACGGCTTTTCAACGATTTTATCGGTTAGACCAGATTCAGCCACTTGCCCACAGTAAAGTACAGTTAAGCTGTTACACCATTTGGTTAGGTTTTCCAATTCATGGCTTATAAGTAAAACGGTTACATTCTGAAGTTGGTTCAATTGTGTTAACAGTCGGAAAATTTGAGCCCGAGTACTTGCTTCCATGTTGGTAGTCGGTTCATCAGCAATTAGCAGTTGAGGTCGGTGGGCAATTGCCATTGCAATCATCACCTTTTGACATTCACCTTCGGATAACTCCCAAGCATAGCTATCCATAATGGTTTCAGTGTTTTTAATGCCAACTTTATGCAGCCATTTATTGGCCATTTTTAATTTTTCAGAGTGCCGTTTCCAAAAGTAAGTGCCTTTTGGCACTGGCATACTTTCTAAAATTTGAGAGCCTATCGTCTTCGCTGGATCAAAACTCCCCGATGGATCTTGAAAAATCATTGAGATACTTGATCCCATGAGCTCACGGCGTTCTCTTGATGACATTGTCATGAGGTTTTTACCATCAAACATCATTCTATCGGCATTTAGAGTCCAGTTGGGATCTTCTAATCCGATAATGGCTTTGGCGAGCAAGCTTCGTCCTGAACCCGATTCGCCTAGGAGTCCTCTAATGTCACCAGCATTTAAAATCATACTGACTTTTTCAAGGGCTTTTACTTTACCGTGAGGAGTATCAAGCTCAATGGTTAGGTTTCTTATATCAAGTAAAGGCATATAAAGTACTCTAGCTGCGCTGTGGTGATAAGGCAGAACGTAAGCCGTCACCTACCAAGTTAATGGCCAAAACGGTAATTAAAATTGCAACACCCGGAATTGTGACAGTCCACGGAGCTATTAAAAAATGTTCAGTTCCTTGCATTACCATAGCTCCCCACTCAGGGCTTGGTGCTTGGGCACCAAGGTTTAAAAAACCTAGTGCAGCAATATCAAGAACCGCGACTGACATTGCCAGTGTTACTTGAATAATCACAATATCCCAAACATTTGGCATAATCACATACCAATAAATTTGCAATGAATTGGCGCCATCTAACCGCGCGGCTGTAACGTATTCTTTTTGGAGTTCTTCATGGATAGCTTGATGGATAGCCCTAACAAACTGAGGTACAAGTGCTAGGCCTACAGCCCAAAATACGTTTTCAAGGCCTGCGCCCATAACGGCTACAACTAACATTGCCAATATTAATGATGGAATGGATAGCAGTGCGTCTAATAAGTGGCCTAAAATACTCGATTTAATACCACTCATCATTCCTGACACTGAGCCTAGAAAAAAACCGACAATTAAGGCAACGGCAACCACAGCAATAGATATACCAAAGGTTAGATGCGTACCATGTAAAACTCGGCTTAGAATATCTCGCCCTAATTCGTCGGTTCCCAAAAAGTGTGTAACACTTCCAGCTTGATCCCAAGAGGGGGGTAACAGGAGTGCATTAGGATCTTGTAACCCAGGTGGGAATGGGGCTAAGTACTCACCAAACAGCATGACCAAAAATAAAATGAAGAGCAGCCAAAGACCGACTAAAGCGAATGGATTTGATGAAAACGCAATCCATGTTCTTTTGCTTGGGGATGGAATTGCATCATCCTGATAAATTCTAATTCTTGCCATAAAGCTCTTTCTTAGTGATCGGATTAACAAGGTTGTGGATCACATCAATTAAGATATTTAAGAAAATAATCAAGAGTGCCACAACAAATACACCGCCTTGAATAACAGTATAATCACGTTGGTAAATGCCTGATACTAACCAATAGCCCACACCAGGCCAGGCGAAGCTCACTTCAACTAATATGGCGTAACTGGCAAATGGTCCAAGCATTAATCCTAATTGCTTTAGTACAGGGATAAGAGCATTAGGCAGTGCATGTTTAATGATAATCTGGCCAGTATGCAACCCTCTTGCTTCAGCGGCACGAATATAGGTTTTAGTCATCACATTCTGCATGGCAGAACGCGTAATTCGAATCACAACCGTAAGCGGTAAAATTGATAGGGTTACTGCAGGCAAAACAATGTGCTGTAGTGCATCATAAAACGCTGACACTCCGTATTGCTTGCTGGCTAAAAGGCTGTCAATAACAACAAACCCTGTGACAGGTTTGATTTCGTAAAGTAAATTAATTTGGCCCGATACAGGTAGCCATTCTCTCTGAATTCCAAACCAATGAGCCAACATCAACCCTATCCAAAAGACGGGTAATGAATAGCCCGTAAGAGTGGTTGCAACAATCAGGTTCTGAATCATTTTATGATGGTTAAATGATGCTATCACTCCAATTGGTATGCCTACGACTAATGCAATCAAACCTGCAATCATTGCTAATTCAAACGACGCTGGCAACACTACGAATAACTCTTGGGATATAGGGTGGTGCGAGGTTAGAGAAACACCAAAATCACCACTAAGTCGGTGCTGAACATAAGCGAAAAACTGACTGAAAATATTACTGTCTAAATGATAAGCTTGAGAAATTGCTAATTCTTGTGCTGGAGACGGATCATTTATGCCAGATAATGCAACATTTGTTG is a window encoding:
- a CDS encoding oligopeptide/dipeptide ABC transporter ATP-binding protein codes for the protein MPLLDIRNLTIELDTPHGKVKALEKVSMILNAGDIRGLLGESGSGRSLLAKAIIGLEDPNWTLNADRMMFDGKNLMTMSSRERRELMGSSISMIFQDPSGSFDPAKTIGSQILESMPVPKGTYFWKRHSEKLKMANKWLHKVGIKNTETIMDSYAWELSEGECQKVMIAMAIAHRPQLLIADEPTTNMEASTRAQIFRLLTQLNQLQNVTVLLISHELENLTKWCNSLTVLYCGQVAESGLTDKIVEKPFHPYTKTLMDHYAKDKYEASSKMILETLPGSIPALQHLPIGCRLGPRCPKAERQCVNQPLPSQRKEHSYACHFPYNQEKS
- a CDS encoding ABC transporter permease subunit; the encoded protein is MARIRIYQDDAIPSPSKRTWIAFSSNPFALVGLWLLFILFLVMLFGEYLAPFPPGLQDPNALLLPPSWDQAGSVTHFLGTDELGRDILSRVLHGTHLTFGISIAVVAVALIVGFFLGSVSGMMSGIKSSILGHLLDALLSIPSLILAMLVVAVMGAGLENVFWAVGLALVPQFVRAIHQAIHEELQKEYVTAARLDGANSLQIYWYVIMPNVWDIVIIQVTLAMSVAVLDIAALGFLNLGAQAPSPEWGAMVMQGTEHFLIAPWTVTIPGVAILITVLAINLVGDGLRSALSPQRS
- a CDS encoding ABC transporter permease, giving the protein MTWYLVRRLNLFIATSFVMLVVLFYVTHLFPVSTNVALSGINDPSPAQELAISQAYHLDSNIFSQFFAYVQHRLSGDFGVSLTSHHPISQELFVVLPASFELAMIAGLIALVVGIPIGVIASFNHHKMIQNLIVATTLTGYSLPVFWIGLMLAHWFGIQREWLPVSGQINLLYEIKPVTGFVVIDSLLASKQYGVSAFYDALQHIVLPAVTLSILPLTVVIRITRSAMQNVMTKTYIRAAEARGLHTGQIIIKHALPNALIPVLKQLGLMLGPFASYAILVEVSFAWPGVGYWLVSGIYQRDYTVIQGGVFVVALLIIFLNILIDVIHNLVNPITKKELYGKN